From the Burkholderia mayonis genome, one window contains:
- a CDS encoding PAS domain-containing methyl-accepting chemotaxis protein, with protein MRNNQPVTQREFDFPDDATLMSTTDPHGRITYANATFVHVSGFSSDEIVGDAHNVVRHPDMPREAFADMWATLKRGEPWTALVKNRRKNGDHYWVRANAVPVIRGGRTQGYMSVRTKAARGEIAAAEALYRDFREGRAGGRRFHKGVIVRSGLLRAVSLLQTMSVRARVHLPIAVLTPAIVGAAWAAGVTGAPLAQLAGATFGGAALAAWWLDAQIARPLRTLRRQALDVATGSSRQGVNMNRVDEIGMTLRTINQLGLMFRWLIDDVSEQVLTVQRAINEIAQGNNDLSARTEQAATSVQQTAASMAQMTATVSSNAETATQANRLSESASHAAERGGQAVREVVSTMGEITESSRRIAEIIGVIDGIAFQTNILALNAAVEAARAGEQGRGFAVVAGEVRALAQRSANAAKEIKALIGASVERVESGAQTVDYAGKSMDEIVSQVKRVSDLIAEISASTSEQSAGVSQVDHAVVHLDDITQQNAALVEESAAASESLRQQATMLVEAVGVFR; from the coding sequence ATGCGTAACAACCAACCCGTCACCCAACGCGAATTCGATTTTCCCGACGATGCGACCTTGATGTCGACGACCGATCCGCACGGCCGCATCACGTATGCGAACGCGACGTTCGTGCACGTCAGCGGCTTTTCGAGCGACGAGATCGTCGGCGACGCGCACAACGTCGTCCGCCATCCCGACATGCCGCGCGAGGCGTTCGCCGACATGTGGGCGACGTTGAAGCGCGGCGAGCCGTGGACTGCGCTCGTCAAGAATCGTCGCAAGAACGGCGACCATTACTGGGTGCGCGCGAACGCAGTGCCCGTGATCCGCGGCGGGCGGACCCAAGGCTACATGTCGGTGCGCACGAAGGCCGCGCGCGGCGAGATCGCCGCCGCCGAAGCGCTCTATCGCGACTTCCGCGAAGGCCGCGCGGGCGGGCGGCGGTTCCACAAGGGCGTGATCGTGCGCAGCGGACTGCTGCGCGCCGTGTCGCTGCTGCAGACGATGTCGGTGCGCGCGCGCGTCCATCTGCCGATCGCCGTGCTGACGCCGGCGATCGTCGGCGCTGCGTGGGCGGCCGGCGTCACGGGCGCGCCGCTCGCGCAGCTCGCGGGCGCGACGTTCGGCGGCGCGGCGCTCGCCGCCTGGTGGCTCGACGCGCAGATCGCGCGGCCGCTGCGCACGCTGCGTCGGCAGGCGCTCGACGTCGCGACCGGATCGAGCCGCCAGGGCGTCAACATGAACCGCGTCGACGAGATCGGGATGACGCTGCGCACGATCAATCAGCTCGGGCTGATGTTCCGCTGGCTGATCGACGACGTGAGTGAGCAGGTGCTGACCGTGCAGCGCGCGATCAACGAGATCGCGCAGGGCAACAACGACCTGAGCGCGCGCACCGAGCAGGCGGCGACGAGCGTCCAGCAGACGGCCGCGTCGATGGCGCAGATGACGGCGACCGTGTCGAGCAACGCCGAGACGGCGACGCAGGCGAACCGGCTGTCGGAATCGGCGAGCCATGCGGCGGAGCGCGGCGGCCAGGCGGTGCGCGAGGTCGTCAGCACGATGGGCGAGATCACCGAGAGCTCGCGGCGGATCGCTGAGATCATCGGCGTGATCGACGGGATCGCGTTCCAGACGAACATCCTCGCGCTGAACGCGGCCGTCGAGGCCGCGCGCGCCGGCGAGCAGGGGCGCGGCTTCGCGGTCGTCGCGGGCGAGGTGCGCGCGCTCGCGCAGCGCAGCGCGAACGCGGCGAAGGAGATCAAGGCGCTGATCGGCGCGAGCGTCGAGCGGGTCGAATCCGGCGCGCAGACCGTCGACTATGCGGGCAAGTCGATGGACGAGATCGTGTCGCAGGTGAAGCGCGTGTCCGATCTGATCGCCGAAATCAGCGCGTCGACGAGCGAGCAGAGCGCGGGCGTCTCGCAGGTCGATCACGCTGTCGTGCACCTCGACGACATCACGCAGCAGAACGCCGCGCTCGTCGAAGAGAGCGCGGCGGCGTCGGAGAGCCTGCGGCAGCAGGCGACGATGCTCGTCGAGGCGGTGGGGGTGTTTCGCTGA
- the gabD gene encoding NADP-dependent succinate-semialdehyde dehydrogenase, which yields MSTDHETLALKDPALLRKRAFVAGEWQAADDGATFEVRNPATGAPIGTVPAMGAAETRRAIDAANAAWPAWRKKTAKERAAILRKWHDLMVAHADDLALILTTEQGKPLTEAKGEIGYAASFLEWFAEEGKRAYGDTIPTPAADKRIVVTKEPVGVCAAITPWNFPAAMITRKVGPALAAGCPIVVKPAEATPFSALAMAVLAERAGVPAGVFSVVTGDPKAIGGELTSNPIVRKLSFTGSTPVGRLLMAQCAPTVKKVSLELGGNAPFIVFDDADLDAAVDGAIASKYRNSGQTCVCTNRFYVHEKVYDAFAEKLSAAVAKLKVGLGTEAGVVQGPLINEAAVKKIESHIADALGKGARVTTGGKRHALGHGFFEPTVLTGVTADMKVAKDETFGPLAPLFRFSTDDEAIRHANDTEFGLAAYFYSRDIGRVWRVAESLEYGMVGINTGIISNEVAPFGGVKQSGLGREGSHYGIDDYVVIKYMCLAV from the coding sequence ATGAGTACAGATCACGAAACCCTTGCACTGAAAGATCCCGCGCTGCTGCGCAAGCGCGCGTTTGTCGCGGGCGAATGGCAGGCCGCCGACGACGGCGCGACTTTCGAAGTCCGCAACCCGGCGACGGGCGCGCCGATCGGCACCGTGCCCGCGATGGGCGCGGCCGAGACGCGCCGCGCGATCGACGCGGCGAACGCCGCATGGCCCGCGTGGCGCAAGAAGACCGCGAAGGAACGCGCGGCGATCCTGCGCAAGTGGCACGACCTGATGGTCGCGCACGCGGACGACCTCGCGCTCATCCTGACGACCGAGCAAGGCAAGCCCCTCACGGAAGCGAAGGGCGAGATCGGCTATGCGGCGTCGTTCCTCGAATGGTTCGCGGAAGAAGGCAAGCGCGCGTACGGCGACACGATCCCGACGCCCGCCGCCGACAAGCGGATCGTCGTGACGAAGGAGCCGGTCGGCGTGTGCGCGGCGATCACGCCGTGGAACTTCCCGGCGGCGATGATCACGCGCAAGGTCGGCCCGGCGCTTGCGGCAGGCTGCCCGATCGTCGTAAAGCCGGCCGAGGCGACGCCGTTCTCCGCGCTCGCGATGGCGGTGCTCGCCGAGCGCGCGGGCGTGCCGGCCGGCGTGTTCAGCGTCGTCACCGGCGACCCGAAGGCGATCGGCGGCGAGCTGACATCGAACCCGATCGTGCGCAAGCTGTCGTTCACCGGCTCGACGCCCGTCGGGCGCCTGCTGATGGCGCAATGCGCGCCGACCGTGAAGAAGGTGTCGCTCGAGCTCGGCGGCAATGCGCCGTTCATCGTGTTCGACGATGCGGATCTCGATGCGGCGGTCGACGGCGCGATCGCGTCGAAGTACCGCAACAGCGGGCAGACGTGCGTATGCACGAACCGCTTCTACGTGCACGAGAAGGTCTACGACGCGTTCGCCGAGAAGCTGTCCGCCGCCGTCGCGAAGCTGAAGGTCGGGCTCGGCACGGAAGCAGGCGTCGTCCAGGGGCCGCTCATCAACGAAGCGGCCGTGAAGAAGATCGAATCGCACATCGCGGACGCGCTCGGCAAGGGCGCGCGCGTGACGACGGGCGGCAAGCGCCACGCGCTCGGCCACGGCTTCTTCGAGCCGACCGTGCTGACGGGCGTGACGGCCGACATGAAGGTCGCGAAGGACGAGACGTTCGGCCCGCTCGCGCCGCTCTTCAGGTTCTCGACCGACGACGAGGCGATCCGCCATGCGAACGACACCGAGTTCGGCCTCGCCGCGTACTTCTACAGCCGCGACATCGGCCGCGTGTGGCGCGTCGCGGAATCGCTCGAATACGGGATGGTCGGCATCAACACCGGGATCATCTCGAACGAGGTCGCGCCGTTCGGCGGCGTCAAGCAGTCGGGCCTCGGCCGCGAAGGATCGCACTACGGGATCGATGACTACGTCGTGATCAAGTACATGTGTCTCGCTGTGTGA
- a CDS encoding 4-aminobutyrate--2-oxoglutarate transaminase, whose protein sequence is MNNADLHARKNAATPRGVGVMCDFYAARAENAELWDVEGRRFIDFAAGIAVLNTGHRHPKIVKAIADQLEHFTHTAYQIVPYASYVELAEKINARAPIAQPKKTAFFTTGAEAVENAVKIARAYTGRPGVIAFAGGFHGRTMMGMALTGKVAPYKLGFGPFPGDVFHAPYPNALRGVTTADSIDAVETLFKADIDPKRVAAIIFEPVQGEGGFNPAPADFVRALRKLCDAHGILLIADEVQTGFARTGKLFAMEHYDVSADLMTIAKSLAGGMPLSGVVGRADVMDAAAPGGLGGTYAGNPLAVAAAHAVLDVIDEEKLADRAAVLGDKLKAKLAALRADVPQIVDVRGPGAMVAAEFVDPDTRASDAAFTKRVQAAALERGLLLLICGVDANVIRFLFPLTIPDAVFDEALGILESVLKEAVGVPA, encoded by the coding sequence GTGAACAATGCCGATCTGCACGCCCGCAAGAACGCGGCGACGCCGCGTGGCGTCGGCGTGATGTGCGACTTCTACGCCGCACGCGCCGAGAACGCGGAGCTGTGGGACGTCGAGGGCCGCCGCTTCATCGACTTCGCGGCCGGCATCGCGGTCCTGAACACGGGCCATCGCCATCCGAAGATCGTGAAGGCGATCGCCGACCAGCTCGAGCACTTCACGCACACCGCGTACCAGATCGTGCCGTACGCGTCGTACGTCGAGCTCGCCGAGAAGATCAACGCGCGCGCGCCGATCGCGCAACCGAAGAAGACCGCGTTCTTCACGACGGGCGCGGAAGCGGTCGAGAACGCCGTGAAGATCGCACGCGCGTACACCGGCCGGCCGGGCGTGATCGCGTTCGCGGGCGGCTTCCACGGCCGCACGATGATGGGCATGGCGCTGACGGGCAAGGTCGCGCCGTACAAGCTCGGCTTCGGCCCGTTCCCGGGCGACGTGTTCCACGCGCCGTACCCGAACGCGCTGCGCGGCGTGACGACCGCCGATTCGATCGACGCCGTCGAGACGCTGTTCAAGGCCGACATCGATCCGAAGCGCGTCGCCGCGATCATCTTCGAGCCGGTGCAGGGCGAAGGCGGCTTCAACCCGGCGCCCGCCGACTTCGTGCGCGCGCTGCGCAAGCTGTGCGACGCGCACGGCATCCTCCTGATCGCCGATGAAGTACAGACGGGCTTCGCGCGCACGGGCAAGCTGTTCGCGATGGAGCACTACGACGTGTCCGCCGATCTGATGACGATCGCGAAGAGCCTCGCGGGCGGGATGCCGCTGTCAGGCGTCGTCGGCCGCGCGGACGTGATGGACGCCGCCGCGCCGGGCGGCCTCGGCGGCACGTACGCGGGCAATCCGCTCGCCGTCGCCGCCGCGCATGCGGTGCTCGACGTGATCGACGAAGAAAAGCTCGCCGACCGCGCGGCCGTGCTCGGTGACAAGCTGAAGGCGAAGCTCGCTGCCTTGCGCGCCGACGTGCCGCAGATCGTCGACGTGCGTGGCCCGGGCGCGATGGTCGCCGCCGAGTTCGTCGATCCAGACACGCGCGCATCCGACGCCGCGTTCACGAAGCGCGTGCAGGCGGCGGCGCTCGAGCGCGGTCTGCTGCTGCTCATCTGCGGCGTCGACGCGAACGTGATACGTTTCCTGTTTCCTCTCACCATACCGGATGCCGTGTTCGACGAAGCGCTCGGCATTCTCGAGAGCGTGCTGAAGGAGGCGGTGGGCGTGCCCGCCTGA
- a CDS encoding PLP-dependent aminotransferase family protein — MRASVLSDWLAQRIVRGGGAQPIYRQLHRLLQQAILTRELPAGARVPSSRLLAAELGIARNTVTQVYEQLALEGYVTSATGRGTFVADSAPDEIVGAPAEPQPGAPASAAPAAKSGGTDAASDLGSELNPAPRSLSARGARLVGGAGVSKRQGGAFMPGVPDVSRFPARVWTRLHNKYWRRLRPELLTYAPGGGLASLREALADYLRTSRSVRCAPGQIIVTTGIHQSIDLAVRLLTDPGDVIWTEDPCYWGVRSVMHVSGLTTRPISVDEEGIAPTAADFAAPPKLMLVTPSHQYPLGMVMSLARRRMLLEYARQHGAWIIEDDYDSEFRYGSRPLASLQGLDTAEQVIYVGSFSKTLFPGLRVGYLVVPEPLAERFATASAELYREGQLLQQAVLAEFIAEGHFVSHIRKMRTLYGQRRQTLLDALARRYGDALPAVGGDAGLHLVMRLPDGADDQAVTRAALERDIVVRALSGYYADAQRASPGLLLGYACVPEDEIARAFDTLSHAIDETASASLSVAAG, encoded by the coding sequence ATGCGGGCGAGCGTGCTGTCGGACTGGCTGGCGCAGCGGATCGTGCGCGGCGGCGGCGCGCAGCCGATCTATCGGCAACTGCACCGGTTGCTGCAGCAGGCGATCCTGACCCGCGAACTGCCGGCGGGCGCGCGCGTGCCGTCGTCGCGGCTCCTCGCGGCGGAGCTTGGAATCGCGCGCAACACCGTCACGCAGGTCTATGAGCAGCTCGCGCTCGAAGGCTATGTGACGTCGGCGACCGGGCGCGGCACGTTCGTCGCGGACAGCGCGCCCGACGAGATCGTCGGCGCGCCGGCCGAGCCGCAGCCGGGAGCGCCGGCGTCGGCGGCCCCGGCTGCCAAGTCCGGGGGAACCGATGCGGCATCCGACCTCGGCTCCGAGCTCAATCCCGCGCCCCGCTCGCTGTCCGCGCGCGGCGCGCGCCTCGTCGGCGGCGCGGGCGTGTCGAAGCGGCAGGGCGGCGCGTTCATGCCGGGCGTGCCGGACGTGTCGCGCTTCCCGGCGCGCGTATGGACGCGGTTGCACAACAAGTACTGGCGGCGCTTGCGCCCCGAATTGCTGACCTACGCGCCGGGCGGCGGGCTCGCGTCGCTGCGCGAGGCGCTCGCCGACTATCTGCGCACGTCGCGCTCGGTGCGCTGCGCGCCCGGGCAGATCATCGTGACGACGGGAATCCACCAGTCGATCGATCTGGCGGTGCGCTTGCTGACCGATCCGGGCGACGTGATCTGGACCGAAGATCCGTGCTACTGGGGCGTGCGCAGCGTGATGCACGTGTCGGGCCTGACGACGCGGCCGATTTCCGTCGACGAAGAGGGGATCGCGCCGACCGCTGCCGATTTCGCGGCGCCGCCGAAGCTGATGCTCGTCACGCCGTCGCACCAGTACCCGCTCGGGATGGTGATGAGCCTCGCGCGGCGTCGGATGTTGCTCGAATACGCGCGCCAGCACGGCGCGTGGATCATCGAAGACGACTACGACAGCGAATTTCGCTACGGCAGCCGGCCGCTCGCGTCGCTGCAGGGACTCGACACGGCGGAGCAGGTGATCTACGTCGGCAGCTTCAGCAAGACGCTGTTTCCGGGCTTGCGGGTCGGCTATCTAGTCGTGCCGGAGCCGCTCGCCGAGCGCTTCGCGACCGCGAGCGCCGAGCTGTACCGCGAAGGGCAATTGCTGCAGCAGGCGGTGCTCGCCGAGTTCATCGCCGAAGGGCACTTCGTGTCGCACATCCGCAAGATGCGCACGCTGTACGGGCAGCGTCGGCAGACGCTGCTCGACGCGCTCGCGCGCCGCTATGGCGACGCGCTGCCCGCGGTCGGCGGCGACGCCGGGCTGCATCTCGTGATGCGGCTGCCGGACGGCGCCGACGATCAGGCGGTCACGCGCGCGGCGCTCGAGCGCGACATCGTGGTGCGCGCGCTGTCAGGCTATTACGCGGATGCGCAGCGCGCGTCGCCGGGGCTGCTGCTGGGATACGCGTGCGTGCCGGAGGACGAGATCGCGCGTGCGTTCGATACGCTGTCGCATGCAATCGACGAAACTGCGTCGGCGAGCCTGAGCGTCGCGGCTGGATAA
- a CDS encoding GNAT family N-acetyltransferase, with translation MVADNGTSIAEAHFSENAWFRAIYADETLVGFIMLHIGADHDDGIDCPGVFLWRFMIAGPYQRTGIGRKAIDLLVRNLRLKGFNELHTSYGLGDGSPEGFYRRLGFSLTGGAYGDELEVVLSLDDYGRKHQGQ, from the coding sequence ATGGTCGCGGACAACGGCACGTCGATCGCCGAAGCGCACTTTTCCGAAAATGCCTGGTTTCGTGCGATCTATGCCGATGAAACGCTCGTCGGCTTCATCATGTTGCACATCGGGGCCGATCACGACGACGGCATCGATTGTCCGGGCGTGTTTCTCTGGCGCTTCATGATCGCCGGACCGTATCAGCGAACGGGAATCGGCAGGAAGGCGATCGATTTGCTGGTCCGGAACCTTCGGCTCAAGGGCTTCAACGAACTCCATACGAGTTACGGTCTCGGCGACGGCAGCCCGGAAGGTTTTTACCGACGCCTCGGCTTCAGCCTGACGGGCGGCGCCTACGGCGACGAACTCGAGGTTGTGCTGAGCCTCGACGACTACGGCCGAAAGCACCAAGGCCAGTGA
- the selD gene encoding selenide, water dikinase SelD — protein MTETKQTDAAAPRLTSLSHGGGCGCKIAPGVLSELLKRNAPPALFPDLLVGTETSDDAAVYRLNDEQAIVATTDFFMPIVDDPFDFGRIAATNALSDVYAMGGKPVLALALVGMPINVLPHETIAAVLRGGEAVCADAGIPVAGGHSIDSVEPIYGLAALGIVHPARVKRNAAARAGDVLVLGKPLGVGVLSAALKKGRLDADGYAQMIATTTKLNRPGTALAALSGVHALTDVTGFGLLGHTLELARGAGLTARVRYGALPWLAGVEALAADGVFTGASGRNWAAYGHDVRLRDGLSAVAQALLTDPQTSGGLLVACAPEAVDDVLACFRDDGFDRAAVIGEMVDGPARVDVS, from the coding sequence ATGACCGAGACCAAGCAAACCGACGCGGCGGCGCCGCGCCTCACGAGCCTGTCGCACGGCGGCGGCTGCGGCTGCAAGATCGCGCCCGGCGTGCTGTCGGAACTGCTCAAGCGCAATGCGCCGCCCGCGCTCTTTCCCGATCTGCTCGTCGGCACCGAGACATCCGACGACGCGGCCGTCTATCGTCTGAACGACGAGCAGGCGATCGTCGCGACCACCGATTTCTTCATGCCGATCGTCGACGATCCGTTCGACTTCGGCCGGATCGCCGCGACGAACGCGCTGTCCGACGTCTACGCGATGGGCGGCAAGCCGGTTCTCGCGCTCGCGCTCGTCGGCATGCCGATCAACGTGCTGCCGCACGAGACGATCGCCGCGGTGCTGCGCGGCGGCGAGGCGGTGTGCGCGGACGCGGGCATTCCGGTCGCGGGCGGCCATTCGATCGATTCGGTCGAGCCGATCTACGGGCTCGCGGCGCTCGGCATCGTTCATCCGGCGCGCGTGAAGCGCAATGCGGCCGCGCGTGCGGGCGACGTGCTCGTGCTCGGCAAGCCGCTCGGCGTCGGCGTGCTGTCCGCCGCGCTGAAGAAGGGCCGGCTCGATGCCGACGGCTACGCGCAGATGATCGCGACGACGACGAAGCTCAACCGGCCAGGCACGGCGCTCGCCGCGCTGTCGGGCGTTCATGCGCTGACCGACGTGACGGGCTTCGGCCTGCTCGGCCATACGCTCGAGCTCGCGCGCGGCGCGGGGCTGACCGCGCGCGTGCGCTACGGCGCGCTGCCTTGGCTCGCGGGCGTCGAGGCGCTTGCGGCCGACGGCGTGTTCACGGGCGCGTCCGGCCGCAATTGGGCAGCGTACGGCCACGACGTGCGCCTGCGCGACGGCCTGTCCGCCGTCGCGCAGGCGCTGCTTACCGATCCGCAGACGTCGGGCGGGCTGCTCGTCGCGTGCGCGCCCGAGGCGGTCGACGACGTGCTCGCGTGCTTCCGCGATGACGGCTTCGATCGCGCCGCGGTGATCGGCGAGATGGTCGACGGGCCGGCGCGCGTCGACGTGAGCTGA
- a CDS encoding purine-nucleoside phosphorylase, which produces MLTRSVLSAAVFSLAACAMAPSVAQNNGDAFAEAGAQGRPVKVMIITMFGPEGQAWLDRLGPWKNIAVPGLSPDYPDVHCNKQDVCVITTGMGYANAASTMMALTFSRRFDLRQTYFLISGIAGVDPASGTLGTAAWSKYLVDFGIQWELDAREIPPGWSGGYLGINTKSPNDKPPLDYRTEVFQLNGKLADTAYALSRNVPLADSAQAQAARAKFNYAPANQPPVVTRCDTSSGNTWFSGTRLGERARQWTKILTDNKGTYCMTAQEDNATFEALKRASSANRVDLNRVAVLRTGSDFDRPYQGQTSVDNLLNYADQGGFPLATENLYRAGNPLVQDIVTHWGEWKDGVPRR; this is translated from the coding sequence ATGCTGACTCGCTCGGTACTTTCCGCAGCCGTGTTTTCGCTCGCTGCTTGCGCGATGGCGCCGTCCGTTGCGCAGAACAACGGCGACGCATTCGCCGAAGCCGGCGCCCAGGGCCGCCCGGTCAAGGTGATGATCATCACGATGTTCGGCCCCGAAGGTCAGGCGTGGCTCGATCGTCTCGGTCCGTGGAAGAACATCGCGGTGCCCGGCCTGTCGCCCGACTATCCGGACGTGCATTGCAATAAGCAGGACGTGTGCGTCATCACGACCGGCATGGGCTACGCGAACGCCGCATCGACGATGATGGCGCTCACGTTCTCGCGCCGCTTCGATCTGCGGCAGACGTATTTCCTGATCTCGGGCATCGCGGGCGTCGATCCGGCGAGCGGCACGCTCGGCACCGCCGCGTGGTCGAAGTACCTCGTCGATTTCGGCATTCAGTGGGAGCTCGACGCGCGCGAAATTCCGCCCGGCTGGAGCGGCGGCTATCTCGGCATCAACACGAAGAGCCCGAACGACAAGCCGCCGCTCGACTATCGCACCGAAGTGTTTCAGCTCAACGGCAAGCTCGCGGACACCGCCTATGCGCTGTCGCGCAACGTGCCGCTCGCGGACAGCGCGCAGGCGCAGGCGGCGCGCGCGAAGTTCAACTACGCGCCAGCGAACCAGCCGCCTGTCGTGACTCGCTGCGATACGTCGTCGGGCAACACGTGGTTCTCCGGCACGCGGCTCGGCGAGCGCGCGCGCCAGTGGACGAAGATCCTCACCGACAACAAGGGCACGTACTGCATGACCGCGCAGGAGGATAACGCGACGTTCGAGGCGCTCAAGCGCGCGTCGAGCGCGAATCGCGTCGACCTGAATCGCGTCGCGGTGCTGCGCACCGGCTCGGATTTCGATCGTCCGTATCAAGGGCAGACGAGCGTCGACAATCTGCTCAACTACGCGGATCAGGGCGGCTTCCCGCTCGCGACCGAGAACCTGTATCGCGCGGGCAATCCGCTTGTGCAGGACATCGTCACGCACTGGGGAGAATGGAAGGACGGCGTGCCGCGCCGTTGA
- a CDS encoding DUF4148 domain-containing protein, which yields MKRSSLLALAAVALTIAAPAFADGGIGPAGGYGDASWHGNSTRTRADVRAELEQAQRDGTLAALRKSMSYAPPGAELVAQRPYRPDPDANQLAGAGR from the coding sequence ATGAAACGCAGCAGTCTTCTCGCCCTCGCAGCCGTCGCGCTCACCATTGCCGCGCCGGCGTTCGCGGACGGCGGGATCGGTCCTGCTGGCGGCTACGGCGACGCGTCGTGGCACGGCAACAGCACCCGCACGCGCGCCGATGTCCGCGCGGAACTCGAACAGGCGCAGCGCGACGGTACGCTCGCGGCATTGCGCAAGTCGATGTCGTACGCGCCGCCCGGCGCCGAGCTCGTCGCGCAACGTCCGTATCGCCCGGACCCGGACGCGAACCAGCTCGCGGGCGCGGGCCGGTAA
- the ceoR gene encoding putative multidrug efflux transcriptional regulator CeoR, with the protein MDRLQAMQVFTRVVDTNSFTKAAETLGLPRASVTTIIQNLEAFLGVRLMHRTTRRLSLTPDGAAYYERCVRILADVEETEASFQINNRKPHGKLRVDMPGSIGRLIVIPSLCEFHTRFPDIDLQLGLSDRPVDLLQEGIDCVIRVGALQDSSLVARRVGLFEGTTVASPAYLEKYGEPQTIEALAQHKAVNYFSSRTGRTIDWAFLIDGKEVEVKMNGLVSVNDADAYVTCGIEGFGLIQPPLFMVLPQLRDGTLKEVLPGYKPLPMPISVVYPHSRHLSPKVRVFVDWIAEIFDRCPLLSGRKGLDATCSKRTFEDAERAPSLDTPVLNEWVA; encoded by the coding sequence ATGGACCGATTGCAGGCCATGCAGGTGTTTACGCGCGTCGTCGATACGAACAGCTTTACCAAAGCGGCCGAGACGCTCGGCCTGCCGCGCGCGTCGGTGACGACGATCATCCAGAATCTGGAAGCATTCCTCGGCGTGCGGCTGATGCACCGGACGACGCGCCGCCTGTCGCTCACGCCCGACGGCGCCGCGTACTACGAGCGCTGCGTGCGCATCCTCGCGGACGTCGAGGAAACCGAAGCGAGCTTCCAGATCAACAACCGAAAACCGCACGGCAAGCTGCGGGTCGACATGCCGGGCTCGATCGGACGCCTGATCGTGATCCCTTCTTTGTGCGAATTCCATACGCGCTTTCCGGATATCGACCTGCAGCTCGGCCTGTCGGACCGGCCGGTCGATCTGCTGCAGGAAGGCATCGACTGCGTGATCCGCGTCGGCGCGCTGCAGGATTCGTCGCTCGTCGCGCGGCGAGTCGGGCTGTTCGAGGGCACGACGGTCGCGTCGCCCGCGTATCTCGAGAAGTACGGCGAGCCGCAAACAATCGAGGCGCTCGCGCAGCACAAGGCGGTCAACTACTTCTCGAGCCGCACCGGGCGCACGATCGACTGGGCGTTCCTGATCGACGGCAAGGAAGTCGAGGTGAAGATGAACGGCCTCGTGTCGGTCAACGACGCGGACGCGTACGTGACTTGCGGGATCGAAGGCTTCGGGCTGATCCAGCCGCCGCTCTTCATGGTGCTGCCGCAATTGCGCGACGGCACGCTGAAGGAAGTGCTGCCGGGCTACAAGCCGCTGCCGATGCCGATTTCGGTCGTCTATCCGCACAGCCGGCATCTGTCGCCGAAGGTGCGCGTATTCGTCGACTGGATCGCCGAGATCTTCGACCGCTGCCCGTTGCTGAGCGGCCGCAAGGGGCTCGACGCGACCTGCAGCAAGCGCACCTTCGAGGACGCCGAGCGCGCGCCTTCGCTCGACACGCCGGTGTTGAACGAGTGGGTGGCTTGA
- a CDS encoding alpha/beta hydrolase, with protein MDAFDFRSQIPRASADAARARPALAVSDVVIGGYAQDIVLRLYRRSDKSALPVVLYFHGGGFVRGSLDDADQAARHLAEHVPALVVSVDYSLAPQHPFPAAPEDAYCAARWAEARARAFGGNPRKIGVAGHDAGGQLANCLAFIARDRGEIRIAAQALIGPMLDPSLTRLADAARLASSDVTAQECAACYRAYLPQPSQRMHPYAAPLESVRLAGLPPTLVATAQNDVLHVEAEKYASCLIEAGVPTQVVRYRDISHATLSGHAPALEEATRFFQCRFSAGLPG; from the coding sequence ATGGACGCATTCGATTTCCGCAGCCAAATTCCCCGCGCGAGCGCAGACGCCGCTCGCGCGCGGCCGGCGCTCGCGGTGTCGGATGTCGTGATCGGCGGCTACGCGCAAGACATCGTGCTGCGTCTATATCGGCGCTCCGACAAGTCCGCGTTGCCTGTAGTGCTTTATTTCCACGGCGGCGGTTTCGTGCGCGGCTCGCTCGACGACGCCGACCAAGCCGCGCGCCATCTCGCCGAGCACGTGCCGGCGCTCGTCGTGTCGGTCGATTATTCGCTCGCGCCGCAGCATCCGTTTCCAGCCGCGCCGGAAGACGCGTATTGCGCGGCGCGCTGGGCCGAAGCCCGCGCGCGCGCGTTCGGCGGCAATCCGCGCAAGATCGGCGTCGCGGGGCACGACGCGGGCGGCCAGCTCGCGAACTGTCTCGCGTTCATCGCGCGCGACCGCGGCGAGATTCGCATCGCCGCGCAGGCGCTGATCGGCCCGATGCTCGATCCGAGCCTCACGCGTCTCGCCGACGCGGCGCGCCTCGCTTCGTCCGACGTTACCGCGCAGGAGTGCGCCGCGTGCTATCGCGCGTACTTGCCGCAGCCGTCGCAGCGGATGCATCCGTACGCGGCGCCGCTCGAATCGGTGCGCCTCGCGGGGCTGCCGCCGACGCTCGTCGCGACCGCGCAGAACGACGTGCTGCACGTCGAGGCGGAGAAGTACGCGAGCTGTCTGATCGAGGCGGGCGTGCCGACGCAGGTGGTCCGCTATCGAGACATCTCGCACGCGACGCTCTCCGGCCACGCGCCTGCGCTCGAAGAGGCGACGCGGTTCTTCCAATGCCGTTTCAGCGCGGGTTTGCCGGGCTGA